From Companilactobacillus heilongjiangensis, one genomic window encodes:
- a CDS encoding glycosyltransferase family 2 protein has protein sequence MKNIFIDHILGSTAGGTFVNICLLILCLYPIVGSFFWFSGALSYRFLKKNKYDEDWHPIPKNLQPMITIMIPAHNEEVVIKETITYLFENINYDNFEVLVTNDGSTDKTAEIIKRLMKKYPRLRTINIIQNKGKAHAFNIGMHFAKGEYILSNDADTIPEPDALMKYMNFFIHAQDMNTSAVTANMDVQNRTSLLGKSQTVEFSSIVGVIKRSQTSINDSMYAYSGANTLYKKDFLIDVGGFRQDRATEDISIAWDHQTIGAIPRFAPDIVFHMNVPETIGDLYKQRKRWAQCGTEVWLTNVKKFIFHPIKRRYQMSMFIDSTLSIIWSFFFVITTVMFIIAMLLFLIHGKFERIMHGFEISFIFVSFEIIAGVFQLLTALLLDHHGAKMKYAFFAPMYMLFYWMINPITVVATFIPAMKTILGFGSGTWVSPKRSSLQNKK, from the coding sequence TTTATAGATCACATATTGGGCTCCACAGCTGGAGGAACTTTTGTCAACATTTGCTTGTTGATACTATGTTTATATCCCATTGTTGGATCATTTTTTTGGTTCAGCGGCGCCCTATCTTATCGCTTTTTAAAGAAGAACAAATACGATGAAGATTGGCATCCCATTCCCAAGAATCTGCAACCAATGATCACAATCATGATTCCCGCACATAACGAAGAAGTCGTCATTAAAGAGACAATCACGTACCTTTTCGAAAATATCAACTACGATAATTTTGAAGTTCTCGTTACTAATGACGGTTCAACTGATAAAACAGCTGAGATTATCAAGCGTTTAATGAAAAAGTATCCGCGCCTAAGAACTATCAATATCATTCAAAATAAAGGTAAAGCACATGCTTTCAATATCGGTATGCACTTTGCCAAAGGTGAATATATTCTCAGTAACGATGCCGATACAATTCCTGAACCGGACGCACTGATGAAATACATGAACTTCTTCATCCATGCTCAAGATATGAATACTTCCGCTGTCACGGCTAATATGGATGTTCAAAATCGGACTTCACTATTAGGCAAGTCCCAAACAGTTGAGTTCTCTAGTATCGTTGGTGTTATCAAACGTAGTCAAACTTCAATTAACGACTCAATGTACGCTTATAGTGGCGCCAATACTCTTTACAAAAAGGATTTTCTGATTGACGTTGGTGGATTCCGACAAGACCGAGCGACTGAAGATATCAGTATTGCTTGGGATCATCAAACTATTGGTGCCATTCCTCGTTTTGCTCCAGATATCGTTTTTCATATGAACGTTCCCGAAACTATTGGTGACCTCTACAAACAGCGCAAACGTTGGGCACAATGTGGGACTGAAGTTTGGCTGACTAATGTTAAAAAATTCATCTTTCATCCTATTAAACGTCGTTATCAAATGTCGATGTTCATAGATTCAACATTATCAATCATCTGGTCATTCTTTTTTGTCATTACAACAGTCATGTTTATCATCGCTATGTTGTTATTCCTTATACACGGCAAATTTGAACGGATCATGCACGGATTTGAAATCTCATTTATTTTCGTCAGTTTTGAAATAATCGCCGGAGTTTTTCAATTGCTCACTGCCCTGTTGCTTGACCACCACGGAGCCAAAATGAAATACGCCTTCTTTGCCCCAATGTACATGCTCTTTTATTGGATGATTAATCCCATTACCGTTGTGGCAACTTTCATCCCAGCCATGAAGACAATTCTCGGTTTTGGGTCAGGCACATGGGTCAGTCCTAAACGTAGCTCCTTACAAAATAAAAAATAA
- a CDS encoding M57 family metalloprotease has translation MRKNSWIAWIIILAAGFVVVEIHPEIVPQVKDEIKATNTRMQPYVYLIKTNIDKKLSGPVKTTSEDQVGKVSTPVESPLKNMHTSNTYYYHFKSNVPAKARQVFQNAVDTYNNTGIVKLVPGNAQPNQNNITFFIYHKKIENIASSTVELGNGGPSALQLDHYAINSGRAGLNVTYPNMSMKDSVAMHELGHALGLGHSSYTNSVMYPVDQGVSKLSEADLNGLRNIYK, from the coding sequence ATGAGAAAAAATTCATGGATTGCTTGGATAATCATTTTGGCAGCTGGCTTCGTTGTTGTTGAAATTCATCCTGAAATCGTTCCGCAAGTGAAAGACGAGATTAAAGCAACCAATACTCGTATGCAACCATACGTTTATCTAATTAAAACTAATATTGATAAGAAACTCAGTGGGCCGGTCAAAACAACTTCTGAAGATCAAGTCGGAAAAGTTTCCACACCGGTTGAATCGCCACTAAAAAATATGCACACTTCCAATACTTACTATTATCATTTCAAAAGTAACGTTCCTGCTAAAGCACGTCAGGTTTTCCAGAATGCTGTCGATACATATAACAACACTGGTATCGTTAAACTAGTACCTGGAAATGCACAACCAAATCAGAATAATATTACATTCTTCATTTATCATAAGAAGATTGAAAATATTGCTTCCAGTACCGTTGAATTGGGCAACGGTGGTCCATCGGCTCTACAGCTGGATCATTATGCAATCAATAGTGGTCGGGCCGGATTGAATGTTACCTATCCTAATATGTCGATGAAAGATTCAGTGGCAATGCACGAATTAGGCCATGCTCTGGGATTAGGTCATAGTTCTTATACGAATTCTGTCATGTATCCTGTTGATCAGGGCGTTTCCAAATTATCGGAAGCTGATTTAAACGGTCTGAGAAATATTTATAAGTAG
- a CDS encoding TetR/AcrR family transcriptional regulator, whose protein sequence is MTSRILSKEKIINTAMEMINHQETLNFTKLGKALGTRSQALYNYFPDIIVVKVAVAAKFYGKLGVRLDADLLGMTGKQAIKTFANVAVQYSLGNFYLVQQIITIPPNRLNNSEFEESFRRLQMILIQLLKPIVQDESQQLVVSRMIFNLVIGEVFCAGYGRFDNNLLNTRDSFNQMLNRILSDQSK, encoded by the coding sequence GTGACATCAAGAATATTATCTAAAGAGAAAATCATAAATACGGCTATGGAAATGATTAATCACCAAGAAACGTTGAATTTTACCAAATTGGGTAAAGCGCTGGGTACTAGGTCACAGGCTTTGTACAATTATTTTCCTGATATAATTGTGGTAAAAGTTGCTGTAGCAGCGAAGTTTTATGGTAAATTAGGGGTTCGATTGGATGCTGATTTATTGGGGATGACTGGCAAGCAAGCTATTAAAACATTTGCCAATGTGGCAGTGCAGTATTCATTAGGCAATTTTTATCTGGTTCAACAAATTATCACGATTCCACCTAACAGGTTGAACAATTCTGAGTTTGAAGAAAGTTTTCGCCGATTGCAGATGATTTTAATCCAATTGTTGAAACCGATAGTTCAAGATGAATCACAGCAGTTGGTCGTTTCCAGAATGATATTCAACTTAGTCATTGGGGAAGTATTTTGTGCAGGGTATGGTCGTTTTGATAATAACTTGCTTAATACACGTGATAGTTTTAACCAAATGTTGAATAGAATATTATCTGATCAAAGTAAATAG
- a CDS encoding MFS transporter, giving the protein MSRNRKILVTFALVLSNMMAGLDATIINTALPAIISDLHGIQYMGWIVAIFLLGMAVSTPLWSKFGEKKGNKVAYITATVVFMIGALFQGLAPNIIWFITARSIMGIGAGGMNTIPFIIYSQIFKNIKRRSQVIGIASAGFSGTSIVGPLIGGWIVDAFSWHWVFYINLPLALLSIAIVAIFFNIKEKLNEEKVDYHGAILMVLGLTSFLIGIQMLGVSSIFVTLGFVALGAVLIFWMSRVENRVDDPIVPNRLFKNEKLVIDLILFALLWGSFVAFNIYIPMWAQGIMGLSALVGGMTQIPGAIANFFGSELEPFMQRKMNRYTIIAVGTASFLISFAGLYWAKQTASYTFLLIMGVFEGFGIGVCFNALLIAVQFDVETRDVPISTSFAYLVRILSQTFMSSIYGVILNLALINGVKESHGHITMAMMNKLSNATVAKELPKAYVPQMKRILFSGIHNIMLTALVLIILVIIILIYLFRREAVKKHSVQTN; this is encoded by the coding sequence ATGAGTAGAAATCGTAAAATTTTGGTTACCTTTGCGTTAGTGCTGTCGAATATGATGGCCGGTCTTGATGCGACGATAATCAATACTGCGCTGCCTGCAATCATTAGTGACTTGCACGGTATTCAGTACATGGGGTGGATTGTCGCCATTTTCTTATTAGGAATGGCCGTTTCGACACCGTTATGGAGTAAATTTGGGGAGAAGAAGGGTAATAAAGTTGCCTATATCACCGCTACAGTTGTTTTCATGATTGGAGCGTTGTTTCAAGGATTAGCGCCCAATATTATCTGGTTTATCACTGCCAGAAGTATCATGGGAATTGGTGCAGGCGGTATGAACACGATTCCTTTCATTATCTACTCACAGATTTTCAAAAATATTAAACGTCGTTCGCAAGTCATCGGGATTGCTTCGGCGGGATTCAGTGGGACGTCAATCGTCGGACCGCTAATTGGTGGTTGGATTGTTGATGCGTTCAGCTGGCACTGGGTATTTTATATTAACTTGCCATTAGCATTGCTTTCGATTGCAATTGTTGCTATTTTCTTCAATATTAAAGAGAAGTTGAATGAAGAAAAAGTTGATTATCATGGGGCAATTTTGATGGTACTTGGTTTGACTTCCTTCTTGATTGGGATTCAAATGCTCGGAGTATCGTCAATTTTTGTTACGTTAGGATTCGTTGCTCTTGGAGCTGTCTTAATTTTCTGGATGTCACGAGTGGAAAATCGAGTCGATGATCCCATCGTACCTAATCGTTTGTTTAAAAATGAAAAGTTAGTTATTGATTTGATTTTATTCGCCTTGTTGTGGGGTTCATTCGTGGCTTTCAATATCTACATTCCGATGTGGGCTCAAGGCATCATGGGACTCAGTGCTCTAGTCGGAGGGATGACACAGATTCCCGGGGCGATTGCTAACTTCTTTGGTTCCGAGCTGGAGCCATTTATGCAACGAAAGATGAATCGTTATACGATTATTGCCGTCGGAACTGCATCATTCTTGATTTCCTTTGCCGGATTGTACTGGGCTAAACAAACCGCCAGTTATACATTCTTGCTAATCATGGGTGTCTTTGAAGGATTCGGTATCGGTGTCTGTTTCAATGCTTTGTTGATTGCCGTGCAATTTGATGTTGAGACACGTGATGTGCCAATTTCAACTTCATTTGCTTACTTGGTCAGAATTTTGAGTCAAACATTTATGTCATCAATTTATGGTGTTATTTTGAATCTAGCTTTGATCAATGGCGTGAAGGAAAGCCATGGTCATATCACGATGGCAATGATGAATAAATTGAGTAACGCTACGGTGGCAAAAGAATTGCCTAAAGCCTACGTTCCACAAATGAAACGGATTTTATTCTCAGGTATTCATAATATTATGTTGACTGCCTTGGTTCTGATTATTTTAGTTATTATAATTTTAATTTATTTGTTCAGACGGGAAGCTGTTAAGAAGCATTCAGTTCAAACAAATTAA
- a CDS encoding helix-turn-helix domain-containing protein, with translation MKSNNRPVKQHIFLSDDQVTRLKNLLNSKSLNKTVKRRIQVLLDLDESHGEIMTRIEVAKMNRCSTGVVYAVINLFFEGGIDEAITIKRNSNSDHANQKLTAEDEAKLIALACGPAPEGYTRWSYSLLEEKSATILEHPVKRDAIARKLKKMKLNHTK, from the coding sequence ATGAAATCGAATAACAGACCAGTTAAACAACATATTTTTCTTTCTGATGATCAAGTTACTCGTCTAAAAAATCTTTTGAATTCTAAAAGTCTTAATAAAACCGTCAAACGTCGGATTCAAGTATTGCTAGACTTAGATGAATCTCATGGTGAAATCATGACTAGAATTGAAGTGGCTAAGATGAATCGTTGCAGTACTGGAGTGGTTTATGCCGTCATCAACCTTTTCTTCGAAGGCGGTATCGATGAGGCCATCACTATAAAACGTAATAGTAATTCGGATCACGCAAACCAAAAATTAACAGCAGAAGATGAGGCAAAACTGATTGCGTTAGCCTGTGGCCCCGCTCCAGAAGGCTACACGAGATGGTCATATAGCTTATTGGAAGAAAAGTCAGCGACTATACTCGAACATCCTGTGAAGCGTGATGCCATTGCACGCAAGCTTAAAAAAATGAAATTAAACCATACCAAGTAG
- a CDS encoding IS630 family transposase, protein MKPYQVESWANPKPDDGEYVAHMEDVLDTYALPYDSNRPLVCLDEKPYVLHGDVSKPLPTRRMKPKKIDYEYTRNGYCAIISLIEPLTGKQYVDVRKRRTSRDFAEVIKWLVDDLYPSADKIILVMDNLNIHKIGSLYQRFEPKEARRLAGKLEIHYTPKHGSWLNIAEIGLNLLSRQCLNRRIPEIKQLRQEVTTWCSERNEKNLSIDWQFTTADARIKLHSLYPKIED, encoded by the coding sequence ATTAAACCATACCAAGTAGAGAGTTGGGCGAACCCCAAGCCAGATGATGGTGAATACGTTGCCCACATGGAGGATGTTCTAGACACATATGCCCTACCATATGATAGTAATCGACCATTAGTTTGTTTGGATGAGAAGCCGTATGTACTTCACGGCGATGTTTCCAAACCACTTCCAACTCGTAGAATGAAACCCAAGAAAATTGACTATGAATACACTCGTAATGGGTATTGCGCAATAATCAGTTTGATTGAACCATTAACCGGTAAACAATATGTGGACGTCCGAAAACGCAGAACCTCACGCGATTTCGCGGAGGTTATAAAATGGTTGGTGGATGACCTGTACCCATCTGCCGATAAAATAATTTTAGTAATGGATAATTTGAATATTCATAAAATAGGATCACTATATCAACGTTTCGAGCCAAAAGAGGCTCGTCGATTGGCTGGTAAATTAGAAATACACTACACACCCAAGCATGGGAGCTGGTTAAATATAGCTGAAATTGGCTTGAACTTGTTGAGTCGTCAATGTCTGAATCGGCGTATTCCAGAAATCAAACAACTACGTCAAGAAGTGACAACATGGTGTAGCGAACGTAATGAAAAGAATCTATCAATAGATTGGCAATTTACAACAGCAGATGCACGCATAAAGTTACATTCGCTTTATCCAAAGATAGAAGACTGA
- a CDS encoding CatA-like O-acetyltransferase, which yields MAFTKIDLDNWTRKEVFEHFIDQKTTYSATHEINIEHALHFVKENDYKFYPLFIYAVLRVVNSNYLYRMDFNDQGELGFYDSSTAFYSIFDDKREIFSNIDTEDTYTFAEFHRDYLDDVAKYRDTGKLFPKQPIPQNVVNISMIPWASFNSFNLNIGNNDNYLLPIVTASKFQKRSDGIKLPVSFQIHHAVCDGYQTAQFFNRLQEVLDEPEEL from the coding sequence ATGGCATTTACGAAGATTGATTTAGACAATTGGACGAGAAAAGAAGTTTTTGAACACTTCATTGATCAAAAGACGACATATAGTGCAACACATGAAATTAATATTGAGCATGCATTACATTTTGTGAAGGAAAACGATTATAAGTTCTATCCATTATTTATCTATGCAGTTTTGCGTGTGGTTAATTCCAATTACTTATATCGTATGGACTTTAATGATCAAGGTGAACTGGGCTTTTACGACAGCAGCACGGCCTTTTATTCAATCTTTGATGATAAACGTGAGATATTCTCCAATATTGATACTGAAGATACGTATACCTTTGCGGAATTCCATCGTGATTATTTGGACGATGTTGCCAAGTATCGTGACACTGGAAAGTTATTCCCTAAGCAACCAATTCCTCAAAATGTTGTCAATATCTCCATGATTCCGTGGGCTAGTTTCAACAGTTTCAACTTAAATATCGGTAACAATGACAATTACTTATTGCCAATTGTAACGGCTAGCAAGTTTCAAAAGCGGTCTGATGGGATTAAGCTACCTGTAAGTTTCCAAATTCATCACGCTGTCTGTGACGGATATCAAACAGCTCAATTTTTCAATCGATTACAAGAAGTTCTCGATGAACCAGAAGAATTGTAA
- a CDS encoding 2,3-diphosphoglycerate-dependent phosphoglycerate mutase, translated as MAKLVFIRHGQSEWNLSNQFTGWVDVDLSEEGVKQAQNAGKLLKESGIQFDQAYTSVLTRAIKTLHYALEGCDQLWIPETKTWRLNERHYGALQGLNKAETAEKYGDEQVHIWRRSYDTLPPLLKATDEGSAAKDRRYANLDPRIIPGGENLKVTLERVIPFWEDEIAPKLLDGKNVIIAAHGNSLRALTKYIENISDADIMDVEMTTGEPVVYDLDDKLNVVSKKKLN; from the coding sequence ATGGCAAAATTAGTTTTCATTCGTCACGGACAAAGTGAATGGAATTTATCAAACCAATTTACTGGTTGGGTTGATGTTGACCTTAGTGAAGAAGGAGTAAAGCAAGCTCAAAACGCTGGTAAACTTCTTAAAGAATCTGGCATCCAATTTGACCAAGCTTATACATCAGTATTGACACGTGCTATCAAGACATTGCACTACGCTCTTGAAGGCTGTGACCAATTATGGATTCCTGAAACAAAGACATGGAGACTTAACGAACGTCACTATGGCGCACTTCAAGGTCTTAACAAAGCTGAAACAGCTGAAAAATATGGTGACGAACAAGTTCACATTTGGAGACGTTCATATGATACATTGCCTCCATTGTTGAAAGCTACTGACGAAGGTTCAGCAGCTAAGGATCGTCGTTACGCAAACTTGGACCCAAGAATTATTCCTGGTGGCGAAAACCTTAAAGTTACTTTGGAACGTGTAATTCCATTCTGGGAAGATGAAATCGCTCCTAAATTGCTAGATGGCAAGAACGTTATCATCGCTGCCCACGGTAACTCACTACGTGCTTTGACTAAGTACATCGAAAACATCAGTGATGCTGACATCATGGATGTTGAAATGACTACTGGTGAACCAGTTGTCTATGACTTGGATGACAAGTTGAACGTTGTAAGTAAGAAGAAGCTTAACTAA
- a CDS encoding AI-2E family transporter, with protein sequence MSLYDKFVENKRLRRFVLLLFVVVVFYLLRSMMSMFLLTFTFTFLSVQLVRTVQKKFPRTKPAWVIAPVYLIIIGLLIFVIANYIPQLINQTAKMFSSLQKFYESKEVRSNPYLDVIYNYLQQINLDNQIKVAITQVVNYITSVGAVGFNIVISFLLSFFYTSQVEQMNAFGRQFLDSKYSWLFSDLFYYGKKFVNTFGVVLEAQLMIAVVNTALTTITLLFMGMPGIIALSAMVFILSLIPVAGVIISLIPLSFVAYSVGGIRYVIYIVIMIVVIHLIETYFLNPQFMSSMTHLPIFFTFVVLIVSEELLGTWGLIIGIPIFVFFLDILGVHSIGGHKPKKIRIKLKKTL encoded by the coding sequence ATGAGTTTGTACGATAAGTTTGTTGAAAATAAACGTCTGCGAAGATTCGTCTTGTTGCTGTTTGTTGTCGTGGTATTTTACCTACTACGTAGCATGATGAGCATGTTTTTACTAACGTTTACATTTACCTTTTTATCGGTTCAATTAGTCCGGACCGTTCAAAAAAAATTTCCAAGGACCAAGCCCGCTTGGGTGATTGCGCCAGTCTATTTGATAATTATTGGCTTGCTGATTTTTGTCATTGCCAACTACATACCACAGTTGATTAATCAAACAGCTAAGATGTTTAGTTCGTTGCAAAAATTTTATGAGAGTAAAGAAGTTCGTTCTAATCCGTATTTAGACGTAATTTATAATTACTTGCAGCAGATCAACCTTGATAACCAAATCAAAGTTGCTATCACACAAGTAGTCAATTACATCACAAGTGTTGGGGCCGTTGGCTTTAACATCGTAATTTCCTTCTTATTGAGTTTCTTCTATACCAGTCAGGTTGAACAGATGAATGCCTTTGGTCGTCAGTTCTTAGATAGCAAATACAGCTGGTTATTCTCAGATTTGTTCTATTATGGTAAGAAATTCGTCAATACTTTCGGTGTCGTTTTGGAAGCACAATTGATGATTGCCGTTGTAAATACTGCTTTAACAACGATTACATTGCTATTTATGGGGATGCCGGGAATCATTGCGTTGTCAGCGATGGTCTTCATATTGTCATTGATTCCAGTGGCCGGAGTAATTATTTCCTTGATACCATTGAGCTTCGTGGCTTATTCAGTCGGCGGAATCCGTTACGTTATCTACATTGTAATCATGATTGTTGTGATCCATTTGATCGAAACATATTTCTTGAATCCACAGTTCATGTCCAGCATGACTCATTTGCCAATCTTCTTTACCTTCGTTGTCTTGATAGTTTCCGAAGAACTACTTGGAACTTGGGGACTAATCATTGGTATTCCAATTTTCGTTTTCTTCCTAGATATTCTGGGGGTTCATTCAATCGGTGGGCACAAGCCTAAAAAAATCCGAATAAAATTAAAGAAAACGTTATAA
- a CDS encoding YdcF family protein, which yields MNFLLMVIVTIIEALVVYRIRFVYSRQPVWAISLASATIVGFYLIAKFSVSKYVSAFAFSLATLNLILLLVMLIYMWKLDQTLKKQQALQGTDFLLVLGSKCLTPRVTPVLASRLDKTIEIYDKFDVKPQIIVTGGRSSIDLPTEAELMEQYLVDAGIPAEMIIMETKAKNTIQNLGFSSIKIRNIWHKDNHPRVIIVTSDYHLPRTKFYAKKLGIKVNFAAARTVKMLKWPAMFREFTAILWDHRYSLVTIWGMDVLFSLSMCI from the coding sequence ATGAATTTTTTACTGATGGTCATTGTTACGATCATTGAAGCACTAGTGGTTTATCGAATTAGATTCGTTTATAGTCGGCAGCCTGTTTGGGCAATTAGTTTGGCGAGTGCAACAATTGTCGGATTTTACTTGATTGCCAAATTTTCAGTTAGTAAATATGTCAGTGCCTTTGCGTTTAGTTTGGCAACGCTTAACTTGATATTGTTGCTGGTAATGCTGATATATATGTGGAAATTGGATCAGACTTTGAAAAAGCAACAGGCGCTGCAGGGAACAGATTTCCTGTTGGTTTTGGGCAGTAAATGCCTGACTCCGCGAGTAACACCAGTATTGGCTTCAAGGTTGGATAAAACAATTGAGATATATGATAAATTTGACGTCAAACCGCAGATAATTGTCACTGGTGGCAGAAGTTCAATCGATTTGCCCACGGAAGCTGAATTAATGGAGCAATACTTAGTTGATGCTGGGATTCCGGCTGAGATGATTATTATGGAAACAAAAGCTAAAAATACTATTCAAAATTTAGGATTTTCTTCAATAAAAATTCGTAATATATGGCATAAAGATAATCACCCACGCGTTATCATAGTTACGAGCGATTATCATCTGCCTAGAACCAAGTTTTACGCGAAAAAGTTGGGAATAAAGGTTAATTTTGCGGCGGCTAGAACGGTCAAGATGTTAAAGTGGCCGGCAATGTTTCGTGAGTTTACTGCAATTCTTTGGGATCACCGATATTCTCTCGTGACAATTTGGGGGATGGATGTCTTATTTTCGTTAAGTATGTGTATATGA
- a CDS encoding peptidoglycan recognition protein family protein gives MVSKKIMTTVATSVALASIGFTTVGQVVPTLGANTQTAQAVTSSINNYINANNIKPVSITNQEGTFSVWQGYENGVGKPEGVVIHETATPGATAQNEATYFNREWKNIYTYVHAFVDNNQILNIKNTDYTTWGAGPTANAKFINVELCEVVTTDAFARSVANQAYYTASKLVQYNLPFTPGVTVMSHDAVSKKWHETTHTDPVGYFAKWGYSMDQFYDLVGKYYNQLKGSTNSGSNNNNNNVNNGNGDAANSSNIRVNNSKGNFVPLVAFQNDGSVKNISDRALANNSLWYTDQVKEYNGLQYRRVATNEWVDNGYVTGNK, from the coding sequence ATGGTATCTAAAAAAATTATGACGACTGTGGCAACTTCTGTTGCTTTGGCTAGTATCGGATTTACAACGGTAGGACAGGTAGTTCCTACACTCGGTGCTAACACTCAAACAGCTCAAGCTGTAACGTCATCTATTAATAATTACATCAATGCTAATAACATCAAACCAGTTTCAATTACAAATCAAGAAGGAACTTTCAGTGTTTGGCAAGGCTATGAAAATGGTGTTGGTAAGCCAGAAGGTGTTGTTATTCATGAAACAGCTACACCAGGGGCAACTGCTCAAAACGAAGCTACATACTTCAATCGTGAGTGGAAAAATATTTACACATACGTTCATGCTTTTGTCGACAACAACCAAATTTTGAACATTAAGAATACGGATTACACTACTTGGGGTGCAGGTCCTACAGCTAATGCCAAATTTATCAACGTTGAATTGTGTGAAGTTGTTACGACCGATGCTTTTGCACGTTCAGTTGCTAACCAAGCATATTACACAGCTTCAAAATTAGTTCAATATAACTTGCCATTTACACCAGGTGTGACAGTTATGTCTCATGATGCTGTAAGTAAAAAATGGCATGAAACAACTCATACTGACCCAGTTGGCTACTTCGCTAAATGGGGCTACAGCATGGATCAATTCTATGATCTAGTTGGCAAGTACTACAACCAATTGAAGGGTAGTACAAACTCTGGTAGCAATAATAACAACAATAACGTAAATAATGGTAACGGCGATGCTGCTAACTCAAGTAACATCCGTGTTAACAATTCTAAAGGTAACTTCGTTCCATTAGTTGCTTTCCAAAATGACGGCAGTGTTAAAAACATTTCTGACCGTGCTCTAGCCAACAACTCACTATGGTATACAGACCAAGTTAAGGAATACAATGGTCTACAATATCGTCGTGTTGCTACAAACGAATGGGTTGATAACGGCTATGTTACAGGCAACAAATAA
- a CDS encoding sigma-70 family RNA polymerase sigma factor, with product MTDLELGFQHALQNQRLIHGVLKRVHIFVTRCDYDDYFQEAMILYAQTYVKYCQNEDDLSKFNRYVFQKLTWRLTDMLRQEKRYNDFHSLEEFDFQRVPEVLLLADLDFVNLNELSEIEKAILQEHFIDGQSLVILAKRYNHTSRGLRYCRNRLLKKLRHMSVR from the coding sequence ATGACTGATCTGGAATTAGGCTTTCAACATGCATTACAAAATCAAAGGTTGATTCATGGCGTCTTGAAACGTGTCCATATTTTCGTAACTCGCTGCGATTATGACGATTATTTTCAAGAGGCAATGATTCTCTATGCCCAAACTTATGTTAAATACTGTCAAAATGAAGACGATTTGTCTAAATTCAACCGTTATGTTTTTCAGAAGTTAACATGGAGATTGACAGATATGTTGCGACAGGAGAAGCGTTATAACGACTTCCATAGTCTTGAAGAGTTCGACTTTCAACGAGTTCCAGAGGTATTGTTGTTGGCTGATTTGGACTTTGTGAATTTAAACGAACTCTCGGAAATTGAGAAAGCTATCTTACAAGAACACTTTATCGATGGACAATCTTTAGTAATATTGGCGAAGCGTTATAACCATACATCAAGGGGCCTGAGGTACTGTCGCAATAGGCTTTTGAAAAAACTACGACATATGAGCGTTCGTTGA
- a CDS encoding protein-export chaperone SecB: MNTEQNKSILEFTNPVLKRAIFQPNPKFDKKNSKNIKMNLKTSNSGIDTKLEYHSSDVVLTVTNISSDDSLSSNEDPFVLIVSMAARFRWPESTPKDVEESFVRTNAPSLLLSYIRPLVSNITGLSEFGIQNIPFIDFTNSIED; this comes from the coding sequence ATGAATACTGAACAAAATAAAAGTATATTGGAATTCACAAATCCGGTTTTGAAACGTGCAATTTTTCAACCAAATCCAAAATTTGATAAAAAGAATTCGAAGAATATAAAGATGAATTTAAAGACGAGTAATAGTGGTATAGATACTAAGCTGGAATATCACTCGTCTGATGTTGTATTAACTGTTACAAATATATCTTCGGATGATAGTTTGTCTTCAAATGAGGATCCTTTTGTATTAATAGTAAGTATGGCTGCTAGATTTAGATGGCCTGAAAGTACACCTAAGGATGTTGAGGAGTCATTTGTTAGAACTAATGCTCCATCCTTACTGTTATCATATATACGACCTTTGGTAAGTAATATTACGGGTTTGAGTGAATTTGGAATCCAAAACATTCCATTCATTGACTTTACTAATTCTATTGAAGATTAA